A region from the Negativicoccus succinicivorans genome encodes:
- a CDS encoding MlaE family ABC transporter permease, with amino-acid sequence MNEILTSLGRSTIYVLAQIGAAVQLLIAAWQRITSLNMRQTVKQMALLGVGSFPIVALTLLFTGMVLTLQIATELSRFGAQFSIGAIVSLGMGRELGPVLCGVVLAGRGGAAITAEIGTMKVTEQIDALRVLATDPISYLVVPRMAACMIMLPLLNVLGLIIGTFGGVLVCTLNNGISAYTFWRSIEMFVTPSDVYLGMIKAVVFGMIVAIVGCSRGMLATAGAEGVGKAATETVMYSIMMIFAVNYLLSSILF; translated from the coding sequence GTGAACGAAATTCTGACCTCGCTCGGACGTTCAACGATATATGTTTTGGCGCAGATCGGCGCCGCCGTTCAATTGTTGATCGCGGCGTGGCAGCGCATTACTTCGCTCAATATGCGCCAGACCGTTAAACAGATGGCGCTGCTGGGCGTCGGCTCGTTTCCGATTGTCGCGCTGACGCTGTTGTTCACCGGCATGGTGCTGACCTTGCAGATCGCCACCGAGCTGTCGCGTTTCGGCGCGCAATTTTCCATCGGCGCGATCGTCTCGCTCGGGATGGGCCGAGAATTGGGGCCGGTATTATGCGGCGTCGTCTTAGCGGGCCGCGGCGGCGCGGCGATCACGGCCGAGATCGGCACGATGAAAGTCACCGAGCAAATCGACGCTTTGCGCGTGCTGGCGACCGATCCGATCAGCTACCTCGTGGTGCCGCGCATGGCGGCGTGCATGATCATGCTGCCGCTTTTAAATGTCTTGGGACTGATCATCGGCACCTTCGGCGGCGTTTTGGTCTGTACATTGAATAACGGTATTTCCGCTTACACGTTTTGGCGTTCGATTGAGATGTTTGTCACGCCGAGCGATGTCTACCTCGGCATGATTAAAGCGGTCGTCTTCGGGATGATTGTCGCGATCGTCGGCTGCAGCCGCGGCATGCTCGCGACCGCCGGCGCGGAAGGCGTCGGTAAAGCGGCGACCGAAACCGTAATGTATTCCATTATGATGATTTTTGCCGTCAACTATTTGTTGTCGAGTATTTTATTTTAA
- a CDS encoding 2-oxoacid:ferredoxin oxidoreductase subunit beta, giving the protein MANAREYKNAIQPNWCPGCGDFGIQMAIQEAASKRNIPFKKLMLISGIGCSSRIGGYLYCYGAHTTHGRALPFAQGVKLANRDLEVVVCSGDGDAYAIGMGHTIHAIKRNLNITYIVFDNHVYGLTKGQTSPRSSLGFVTKTTPHGNVETPLAVSSMALAAGAGFVAQGYALDRRGLVDIIMRGMDYHGFSFINVFTPCVTYNKYNTYEWFKEHLTDVSDVADYDPADKARALTLLNEREGLITGVLYEEKDRPSYEDLIDLAEEPLAAKVETINEKTFTDLIAAFR; this is encoded by the coding sequence ATGGCGAACGCACGGGAGTATAAAAACGCGATTCAGCCGAACTGGTGCCCCGGCTGCGGCGACTTCGGCATTCAGATGGCGATTCAGGAAGCCGCTTCGAAACGAAATATTCCTTTTAAAAAATTAATGCTGATTTCCGGCATCGGTTGTTCGAGCCGCATCGGCGGTTACCTGTACTGCTACGGCGCGCATACGACGCATGGTCGCGCATTGCCGTTCGCGCAGGGCGTGAAATTGGCGAACCGCGACTTGGAAGTGGTGGTCTGCTCGGGCGACGGCGACGCGTACGCGATCGGCATGGGACACACCATCCATGCGATTAAGCGTAATTTGAATATTACCTACATCGTTTTCGATAACCATGTCTACGGTCTTACCAAAGGCCAGACCAGTCCGCGCAGTTCGCTCGGCTTCGTGACCAAGACGACGCCGCACGGCAATGTGGAAACGCCGCTGGCGGTATCGTCGATGGCGCTCGCCGCCGGCGCGGGATTTGTGGCGCAGGGATACGCGCTGGACCGGCGCGGTCTCGTGGATATCATCATGCGCGGCATGGATTACCACGGCTTCTCTTTCATCAATGTCTTTACGCCTTGCGTTACGTACAATAAATACAATACGTATGAATGGTTCAAAGAACATCTCACCGATGTGAGCGATGTGGCCGATTACGATCCCGCTGACAAAGCGCGCGCGTTGACGCTGTTGAATGAACGGGAAGGTTTGATTACCGGCGTGCTCTACGAAGAAAAAGATCGTCCGAGTTATGAAGATTTGATTGATCTTGCGGAAGAGCCGTTAGCCGCCAAGGTCGAAACGATTAATGAAAAAACGTTTACCGACCTCATTGCGGCATTTCGTTAA
- a CDS encoding 2-oxoacid:acceptor oxidoreductase subunit alpha yields MQTREDFVWKMGGQQGEGIESGGEILAKVLAALGYSLFSQRLFASRIKGGHTTFALRIASHRLGTIGEGVDNLIALDQETIDQHGHELRSGGVLIADTKFAPKGDRLPAGVTLLALPITDTAKECGSLQMKNIVALGMSVAYLGFPRERFIAAISERFAKKTQEVIAANVRAFNEGARLVDEQKDNFAAPGTLPEPPDADLLFLMGNEAIALGALAAGARFMASYPITPASEIMEYMIQAIDRVHGAVVQTEDELASCMMAIGANFAGVRAFTATSGPGLSLMAESISLATIAEIPMVIIDVMRAGPSTGMATKVEQSDIMAAIYSAHGDVGKIVVAPTSTEECFYVTAEAFNLAEQYQCPVIVLADLQQGLNKQSVPALDLSRVKIERGNLQTKDLPELVRPDYFARFADTESGISPRTIPGTPNGMFLSTGLEHDTVGKPAEAPSNRVVQTDKRLRKFTTVADHFAPLAVDAPTEEADVLLISINSACGAAAEAAEPLRKEGVKVNRIGLRLLEPFPTEALRPYVEKAKKVLVLEQNATGQLTKLLTMHLPELAPFSMLKRYDGLTLTPSQIVARVKEVL; encoded by the coding sequence TTGCAGACAAGAGAAGATTTTGTCTGGAAGATGGGCGGCCAGCAGGGCGAAGGAATTGAATCCGGCGGTGAAATTCTCGCCAAAGTGCTCGCCGCGCTCGGCTACTCCCTGTTTTCCCAGCGTTTATTCGCGTCTCGCATCAAGGGCGGTCATACGACCTTCGCATTGCGGATCGCCAGTCACCGGTTGGGGACGATCGGCGAAGGCGTGGACAACTTAATCGCGCTTGATCAGGAAACGATTGATCAGCACGGCCACGAATTGCGTTCGGGCGGCGTGTTGATCGCCGATACGAAGTTTGCGCCGAAAGGCGATCGTTTGCCGGCGGGTGTCACGCTCCTGGCTTTGCCGATCACGGATACCGCCAAAGAATGCGGCTCGCTGCAAATGAAAAACATTGTGGCGCTCGGCATGTCGGTCGCGTACTTGGGATTCCCGCGCGAACGTTTCATCGCGGCGATTTCGGAACGTTTCGCGAAAAAGACGCAGGAAGTGATCGCGGCCAACGTGCGCGCATTCAACGAAGGGGCGCGTCTGGTCGACGAGCAGAAAGATAACTTTGCCGCGCCCGGAACCTTGCCTGAACCGCCGGATGCCGACCTGCTGTTTTTGATGGGGAACGAAGCGATCGCACTCGGCGCTCTCGCGGCGGGCGCCCGCTTCATGGCGAGCTACCCGATTACGCCGGCGTCCGAAATTATGGAATACATGATTCAGGCGATTGACCGCGTGCACGGCGCCGTTGTGCAAACGGAAGACGAACTGGCGTCTTGCATGATGGCGATCGGCGCGAACTTCGCCGGCGTCCGCGCGTTCACCGCGACATCGGGCCCGGGTTTGTCGCTGATGGCGGAATCGATTTCGCTGGCGACGATTGCGGAGATTCCGATGGTCATTATTGATGTCATGCGAGCCGGCCCGTCGACGGGCATGGCGACCAAGGTCGAACAAAGCGATATCATGGCGGCGATTTACAGCGCGCACGGCGACGTGGGCAAAATTGTCGTCGCGCCGACCTCCACCGAGGAATGCTTCTACGTGACGGCGGAAGCATTCAATCTCGCGGAGCAATACCAATGCCCGGTCATTGTTTTGGCCGATTTGCAGCAGGGTTTAAATAAACAGAGCGTACCGGCGCTCGATCTCAGCCGCGTCAAAATTGAACGCGGTAATTTGCAGACGAAGGATTTGCCGGAACTGGTTCGACCGGATTATTTCGCGCGTTTCGCCGATACCGAATCGGGCATTTCGCCGCGAACGATTCCGGGCACGCCGAACGGCATGTTCCTGTCCACCGGTTTGGAACACGACACGGTCGGCAAGCCGGCGGAAGCGCCGTCGAATCGCGTCGTACAGACGGATAAACGTTTGCGTAAATTCACGACAGTGGCCGATCATTTCGCGCCGCTCGCCGTCGATGCGCCGACGGAAGAGGCCGACGTGCTGCTGATTTCGATCAATTCCGCCTGCGGCGCGGCCGCGGAGGCGGCGGAGCCTTTACGCAAGGAAGGCGTTAAAGTCAATCGCATCGGTTTGCGACTCCTGGAGCCGTTCCCGACCGAAGCCTTGCGCCCGTATGTCGAAAAGGCGAAAAAAGTGCTCGTACTCGAACAAAACGCGACGGGGCAACTTACTAAGCTTCTGACGATGCATTTGCCCGAATTGGCGCCGTTTTCCATGTTAAAACGTTATGACGGACTGACACTGACGCCGAGTCAGATTGTAGCCCGCGTCAAGGAGGTGCTCTGA
- a CDS encoding DUF3298 and DUF4163 domain-containing protein produces the protein MKKIFLLAGVMMTLALGTASANDYNDVAGVSVSLSERPRVEAKINAMLAKDVARAQHAGAQLLAKEAPATGPVLDHWQMYSQQVTYQSDRYLSVVAKGTSFDGGAHPDTQWRAWVFDKQNGQTVTLADFLGERSNAATNRLVRAYVQRALTARAIEYWPEELAKATAVYNDLPYYLNDHGDAVVIFNPAQIAPYATGVLEVVVPARLQHN, from the coding sequence ATGAAAAAAATATTTCTTTTGGCAGGCGTCATGATGACGCTCGCGCTCGGCACGGCGAGCGCCAACGATTACAATGATGTGGCGGGGGTCAGTGTAAGCCTTTCCGAGCGGCCGCGCGTGGAAGCGAAGATCAATGCGATGCTTGCGAAAGATGTGGCGCGCGCGCAGCATGCGGGTGCGCAATTACTGGCTAAAGAAGCGCCGGCGACGGGTCCCGTATTGGACCACTGGCAGATGTACAGCCAGCAAGTGACTTACCAGAGCGACCGCTATCTTTCCGTGGTGGCGAAAGGCACCTCGTTTGACGGCGGCGCGCATCCAGACACGCAATGGCGGGCTTGGGTGTTTGATAAACAAAACGGACAAACGGTTACATTAGCGGACTTTTTAGGAGAGCGCTCCAATGCCGCGACGAATCGGTTAGTACGCGCTTACGTGCAACGCGCGCTAACGGCGCGGGCGATCGAATACTGGCCGGAAGAACTTGCCAAAGCGACGGCCGTCTACAATGATTTGCCGTACTATTTGAATGATCACGGCGACGCCGTGGTGATTTTCAACCCGGCGCAAATTGCTCCGTACGCGACGGGCGTGTTGGAAGTCGTCGTTCCGGCGCGCTTGCAACATAACTGA